One part of the Algibacter sp. L1A34 genome encodes these proteins:
- the pabB gene encoding aminodeoxychorismate synthase component I, producing MRAKQTHNPENIDDFKNQILIWGQQFDEVIWLDSNHYEQKYGSYDAILAVEAFTSIQTDYHQGFDKLKEYQTLVKDWVFGYLTYDLKNDVEALKSQNTDGLEFPDLSFFQPKKLFLFKDNQVEIQYLKCVDDEIETDLEAIRNAKEAVKDHQENNIKIKLKIHKDEYFNKVDTVLNHIHNGDIYEANFCQEFYAENTQISPLETYNKLNKISKPPFAAFVKLYDKYALSASPERYIKKEGNHLISQPIKGTAKRSLDKTEDNQLINNLITDEKERSENIMIVDLVRNDLSKTATKGSVKVEELCKIYTFDQVHQMVSTVTSEVKPETHPVDILKSTFPMGSMTGAPKISAMKIIEKLEATKRGLYSGAIGYFTPENDFDFNVVIRTILYNATQKYVSYSVGGAITAKSDPLKEYEECLVKAKAMRTVLEN from the coding sequence TTGAGAGCAAAACAAACCCATAACCCAGAAAATATCGACGATTTTAAAAATCAAATACTGATTTGGGGGCAGCAATTCGACGAAGTTATTTGGTTAGATTCCAATCATTACGAACAGAAGTATGGCAGTTACGATGCTATTTTAGCAGTAGAAGCCTTTACAAGCATACAAACCGACTATCATCAGGGGTTCGATAAATTAAAAGAATATCAAACTCTTGTAAAAGATTGGGTTTTTGGTTACCTAACCTACGATTTAAAAAACGATGTAGAGGCTTTAAAATCTCAGAATACCGACGGGTTAGAGTTTCCCGATTTATCCTTTTTTCAACCTAAAAAACTTTTTTTATTTAAAGATAATCAAGTTGAAATTCAGTATTTAAAATGTGTAGACGATGAAATTGAAACCGATTTAGAAGCCATTAGAAATGCAAAAGAAGCCGTTAAAGATCATCAAGAAAACAACATTAAAATTAAACTTAAAATCCATAAAGACGAGTATTTTAATAAAGTAGATACCGTTCTCAATCATATTCACAATGGTGATATTTACGAAGCTAATTTTTGTCAAGAATTTTACGCCGAAAACACACAAATTTCACCATTAGAAACCTACAATAAACTTAATAAAATTTCTAAACCGCCCTTCGCGGCATTCGTTAAATTATATGATAAATACGCTTTAAGCGCTTCGCCAGAGCGGTATATTAAAAAGGAAGGTAATCACTTAATTTCGCAACCTATAAAAGGTACAGCAAAACGATCTTTAGATAAAACAGAAGATAATCAGTTAATAAACAACTTGATTACAGATGAAAAGGAGCGAAGCGAAAACATCATGATTGTCGATTTAGTACGTAACGATCTTTCAAAAACAGCCACAAAAGGAAGTGTTAAAGTAGAGGAGCTTTGCAAAATTTATACCTTCGATCAAGTACATCAAATGGTTTCTACGGTTACTTCTGAGGTAAAACCAGAAACGCACCCAGTAGACATTCTAAAAAGTACATTCCCGATGGGAAGCATGACGGGCGCACCAAAAATATCTGCCATGAAAATTATAGAGAAACTCGAAGCTACCAAACGCGGGTTATACTCTGGAGCCATAGGTTATTTTACACCCGAAAACGACTTCGATTTCAATGTTGTTATCCGAACCATTTTGTACAATGCCACACAAAAATACGTGTCTTACTCCGTTGGTGGTGCCATCACAGCAAAAAGTGATCCGCTTAAAGAGTACGAAGAATGTCTAGTAAAAGCCAAAGCTATGCGCACCGTTTTAGAGAATTAA
- the tilS gene encoding tRNA lysidine(34) synthetase TilS produces the protein MLKNLQNHINKNLAFLNESKILIAISGGIDSVVLTHLCHQLKLNVALAHCNFHLRGEESNGDEQSVKKFADSLGLEVFVQNFDTENYAKTNKQSIQIAARELRYNWFEDLANQLEFDYILTAHHADDNLETFLINFTRGTGLEGLTGIPEVNTIFVRPLLPFSSEAIEYYAKANNIAWRDDSSNASTKYVRNKLRHNLIPILKEINPSLLQSFQTTLSNLKDAKDLVKDSLDHLLSKAIVSQDDDKTVFKISEFKSLRNPKAYLFEIFKEYGFTEWNDVLNLLDAESGKQVFSATHRLIKNREHLLLSEINNEKEKSILISKEEKQVGTPFGTLFFDEADAIFGKRSEVIYVDADTLEYPLTLRKWEDGDFFHPLGMSGKKKISKYLKDEKLSLLDKEHVSVLCSNNTIVWVVNRRADNRFKVTENTKNILKITLQ, from the coding sequence ATGCTTAAAAATCTTCAAAACCATATCAATAAAAATCTTGCATTTTTAAACGAAAGCAAAATCCTAATTGCTATTTCCGGAGGAATCGACAGCGTTGTTTTAACACATTTATGCCATCAATTAAAACTCAATGTAGCATTAGCACACTGCAATTTTCATTTAAGAGGAGAGGAAAGTAATGGAGATGAGCAATCGGTAAAAAAGTTCGCCGACAGTTTGGGTTTAGAAGTTTTTGTTCAAAATTTTGACACAGAAAATTATGCTAAAACCAATAAGCAATCCATTCAAATTGCAGCTCGAGAGTTGCGTTACAATTGGTTTGAAGATTTGGCAAATCAATTAGAATTCGATTATATTTTAACAGCACATCATGCCGACGATAATCTCGAAACGTTTTTAATAAATTTTACACGAGGTACAGGTTTAGAGGGGTTAACAGGGATTCCTGAAGTCAACACAATTTTTGTTCGTCCGTTATTACCATTTTCGAGTGAAGCTATCGAGTATTATGCCAAAGCAAATAATATCGCTTGGCGAGATGATAGTAGTAACGCTTCCACTAAATATGTGCGTAATAAATTACGTCATAATTTAATACCTATTTTAAAAGAAATAAACCCGAGTTTACTTCAAAGTTTTCAAACAACGCTAAGTAATTTAAAGGATGCTAAAGATCTCGTTAAAGATAGTTTAGATCATCTTTTAAGTAAAGCTATTGTATCTCAAGATGATGATAAAACGGTATTTAAAATTTCAGAATTTAAAAGCTTAAGGAATCCAAAAGCTTATTTATTCGAAATTTTTAAGGAATATGGATTTACCGAATGGAACGATGTTTTAAATTTACTCGATGCCGAATCTGGAAAGCAGGTATTCTCTGCAACACATCGCTTAATTAAAAATAGAGAACACTTATTATTAAGTGAAATTAATAACGAAAAAGAAAAAAGTATTTTAATTTCAAAAGAGGAAAAACAGGTGGGAACACCTTTTGGAACATTATTTTTTGATGAAGCCGATGCTATTTTTGGAAAGCGAAGTGAGGTTATTTATGTCGATGCTGATACTTTAGAATATCCATTAACTTTAAGAAAATGGGAAGATGGCGACTTTTTTCATCCTTTAGGAATGTCGGGTAAAAAGAAAATCAGCAAATATTTAAAAGATGAGAAGCTATCGCTTTTAGATAAGGAACACGTTTCTGTGTTATGTTCTAATAATACTATTGTTTGGGTTGTAAATAGACGCGCAGACAATCGCTTTAAGGTTACCGAAAACACAAAAAACATTTTAAAAATTACATTACAATAG
- the ade gene encoding adenine deaminase yields MILQGQIVDIENKRIYKGEITIENGKILSIKKANHNINHYILPGFVDAHIHIESSMLVPSEFARLAVTHGTVATVSDPHEIANVLGVKGVEFMIENGKKVPFKFNFGAPSCVPATTFESAGAVIDSDDIKALLENSDIKYLAEMMNYPGVLFNDDEVMKKIAWAKYFNKPIDGHAPGLRGHDVSKYIRAGISTDHECFTYDEALEKLQKGMKILIREGSAAKNFEALIDLLPEYFENMMFCSDDKHPDDLILNHINKLCARAVAKGIDVFKVLQAACVNPVKHYNLDVGLLQVNDVADCIVVEDLKDFKTLQTYINGELVSNNGKSLIKPVSFTNLNNFNCTKKEISDFKVASSSDKIRVIEALEGQLVTNELIEESLIENGNLVSNTEKDILKMTVVNRYNDQKPAMAFIKNFGLKEGAIASSVGHDSHNIIAVGVSDEMICKAVNLLIENKGGICAVTASEEKIVSLPVAGIMSDKDGETIGKQYAQLDAMAKKMGSKLNAPYMTLSFMALLVIPSLKLSDKGLFNGKDFKFTSLDA; encoded by the coding sequence ATGATATTACAAGGCCAAATAGTCGATATAGAAAATAAGCGTATTTATAAAGGAGAAATTACCATTGAAAACGGGAAGATTTTATCAATAAAAAAAGCTAATCATAACATTAATCATTACATACTTCCTGGCTTTGTAGATGCACATATACATATAGAAAGTTCTATGTTAGTGCCTAGTGAATTTGCTAGATTGGCTGTTACTCATGGTACAGTTGCAACGGTTTCCGATCCGCACGAAATAGCCAATGTTTTAGGTGTGAAAGGTGTGGAATTCATGATTGAAAATGGTAAGAAAGTGCCATTTAAATTTAACTTTGGAGCACCATCTTGTGTGCCTGCGACTACTTTTGAGTCTGCCGGAGCTGTAATAGATTCCGATGATATAAAAGCACTTTTGGAAAATTCGGATATCAAATATTTGGCTGAAATGATGAATTATCCTGGCGTCTTATTTAATGACGATGAAGTCATGAAAAAGATAGCTTGGGCAAAATATTTTAACAAACCTATCGATGGACATGCACCAGGACTACGCGGTCATGATGTTTCAAAATATATTAGAGCAGGAATTTCTACAGATCACGAATGTTTTACTTATGATGAAGCTTTAGAGAAGCTTCAAAAAGGTATGAAAATTTTAATTCGAGAGGGAAGTGCTGCCAAAAATTTTGAAGCTTTAATCGATTTATTACCAGAATATTTCGAAAACATGATGTTTTGTAGTGATGATAAACATCCTGACGATTTAATTCTTAATCATATTAATAAATTATGTGCAAGAGCAGTTGCCAAAGGCATCGATGTTTTTAAAGTATTGCAAGCGGCTTGCGTAAACCCAGTGAAACATTATAATTTGGATGTTGGTCTGTTGCAAGTTAATGATGTTGCCGATTGTATTGTAGTAGAAGATTTAAAAGATTTTAAAACACTACAAACCTATATAAATGGTGAATTGGTTTCTAATAATGGTAAATCTTTAATTAAGCCCGTTTCTTTTACAAATTTGAATAATTTCAACTGTACTAAAAAAGAAATCTCAGATTTTAAAGTCGCGTCATCGTCAGATAAAATAAGAGTTATCGAAGCTTTAGAAGGTCAACTTGTAACCAATGAATTAATTGAAGAATCATTAATTGAAAACGGGAACTTAGTTTCAAATACCGAAAAAGATATTTTAAAAATGACGGTTGTTAATCGCTACAACGATCAAAAACCAGCCATGGCATTTATTAAAAACTTCGGATTAAAAGAAGGAGCTATTGCATCATCAGTTGGTCACGACTCTCATAATATTATTGCTGTAGGCGTATCGGACGAAATGATTTGCAAAGCTGTTAATTTACTAATAGAAAATAAAGGTGGTATTTGTGCCGTGACTGCGTCCGAAGAAAAAATAGTGTCCTTACCTGTTGCTGGAATCATGAGTGATAAAGATGGTGAAACTATTGGAAAGCAGTATGCACAATTGGACGCTATGGCTAAAAAAATGGGTTCTAAATTAAATGCGCCTTACATGACGCTTTCGTTTATGGCATTGTTAGTTATTCCGTCTTTAAAATTAAGCGATAAAGGGTTGTTTAATGGTAAAGATTTTAAATTTACATCACTAGATGCTTAG
- a CDS encoding spermidine synthase, translating to MKKILSYIWPVTAKTIDSDTNGKLEITYYNGKKMLNTKDANYSYGSLQKILEYALSKIEFDNVKHVLILGLGGGSVISSLRKKFDFNGYIQAVDIDEKIIAIAKNDFNICTSHNLTISKYDAYKFVKKSNKKYDLIIIDLFINNEVPDQFYSAIFCENISKLVNENGYFIFNLGLKGKMTEKTEQVITYFEKSIYFETSLFKNIEGTNSVLIGRKSNS from the coding sequence ATGAAAAAAATATTAAGTTATATATGGCCTGTAACAGCCAAAACTATCGATTCTGATACCAATGGGAAGTTAGAAATAACCTATTATAATGGTAAAAAAATGCTTAATACTAAAGATGCTAACTATTCTTATGGATCCCTTCAAAAAATTCTAGAATATGCACTTTCTAAAATTGAGTTTGATAATGTTAAACATGTTCTTATATTGGGTTTGGGAGGCGGTAGCGTTATATCTTCTTTAAGAAAAAAGTTTGACTTTAATGGGTATATTCAAGCGGTAGATATTGACGAAAAGATTATAGCTATTGCTAAAAATGATTTTAATATTTGTACTTCGCACAACCTTACAATAAGTAAATATGATGCTTATAAATTTGTTAAAAAGAGCAATAAAAAATATGACTTAATTATTATTGATTTATTTATTAATAACGAAGTTCCAGATCAATTTTATTCTGCTATTTTTTGTGAGAATATTTCAAAATTGGTTAATGAAAACGGATATTTCATTTTTAATTTAGGTTTAAAAGGAAAAATGACAGAGAAAACGGAGCAAGTAATTACTTATTTTGAAAAGTCAATTTATTTTGAAACATCACTTTTTAAAAATATTGAAGGAACAAACAGTGTGCTTATCGGTCGAAAAAGCAACAGTTAA
- a CDS encoding YheT family hydrolase — protein MPILTSTYKPKFYFKSGFVSTVYSGLVRKISLEQERERLILSDGDFIDLDWSFSEEKSKACIVLLHGLEGHAQRPYLTGAAKLFNANNIDAVSVNFRGCSGEVNSKFRSYHSGETQDLVDVITHLISEKKYSKIYLKGISLGANIILKYLGERDSVPKEVMAAVAISTPCDLSGACDELHKLKNAAFSNRFLTHLKTSLKKKIDKFPNSMSMEAFNRIKTLKDFDNIYTSKAHGFIDAADYYEQCSSLQFLPNIKTPTLIINALNDSFLSPECYPVKEAKNNPNLFLEMPEYGGHVGFVSKNNVYYNEQRALEFIQSLAFC, from the coding sequence ATGCCAATATTAACATCGACCTATAAACCTAAGTTTTATTTTAAAAGTGGCTTTGTTTCTACGGTATATTCTGGGCTTGTTCGTAAAATTTCTTTAGAGCAAGAGCGCGAACGTTTAATATTAAGCGATGGCGATTTTATTGATTTAGACTGGAGCTTTTCCGAAGAAAAAAGTAAAGCTTGTATTGTGTTGCTTCACGGTTTGGAAGGTCATGCCCAGCGTCCTTATTTAACAGGAGCTGCCAAACTTTTTAATGCTAATAATATAGATGCTGTTTCTGTGAATTTTCGTGGGTGTTCGGGAGAAGTGAATTCTAAATTTAGAAGTTATCACTCTGGAGAAACACAAGATTTAGTAGATGTTATTACGCATTTAATTTCAGAAAAAAAGTACTCGAAAATTTATTTAAAAGGCATTAGTTTAGGGGCCAATATTATATTGAAATATTTAGGAGAGCGAGATAGTGTTCCAAAGGAAGTTATGGCTGCAGTTGCTATATCGACACCTTGTGATTTAAGTGGAGCTTGCGATGAGCTTCATAAATTAAAAAATGCAGCATTTTCTAATCGCTTTTTAACACATTTAAAGACTTCTCTAAAAAAGAAGATTGATAAATTTCCAAATAGTATGTCAATGGAAGCTTTTAATAGGATCAAAACACTTAAAGATTTCGACAATATATATACGTCTAAAGCACATGGTTTTATTGATGCAGCCGATTATTACGAGCAATGTAGTAGTTTGCAATTTCTTCCTAATATAAAGACGCCTACTTTAATTATTAATGCACTTAACGATTCGTTTTTGTCTCCAGAATGTTATCCTGTAAAGGAAGCAAAAAACAATCCGAATTTGTTTTTAGAAATGCCTGAATATGGCGGGCATGTTGGTTTTGTTTCTAAAAATAATGTCTATTATAATGAGCAACGCGCTTTAGAGTTTATACAAAGTTTAGCTTTTTGTTAA
- a CDS encoding FdhF/YdeP family oxidoreductase encodes MSSSAKDKAKTPEGFTNLKTEAPPKNTVGFAALKAAATQVNKYMKASDALKLSLKINQKGGFDCPGCAWPDPDDERSAIGEYCENGMKAIAEEAQNKTINRDFFAKYSVDELADFTDFEIGKSGRLAEPMFLQEGAKHYQPISWETAFEKVGSHLNALDNPDEAAFYTSGRTTNEAAFLYQLFVREFGTSNLPDCSNMCHEASGSALTETLGIGKGSVKLDDLYKAEVVMVIGQNPATNHPRMLSALEKCKNNGGKIIAINPLPEAGLIKFTDPQNPIKLLTGGTKLADVFVPITINGDVAFIKAILLKLLEKEEELGNVFDKHFIEEYTSDYNAFIADLKTYNFDECLKASGVSLDIFNQTFDLILNNEKIIVCWAMGLTQHENAVDNIRELINLLLLKGSIGKEGAGTCPVRGHSNVQGDRTVGIWESAPQAFLDKIESKYGFKPSAKHGFSVIETIKGMYEKKVKVFFGLGGNFISAVPDTGYSAQGLANCNLTVHVSTKLNRSHLVTGKEALILPCLGRTEKDYQKSGEQVQSVENSMGVVSSTKGILEPCSDALLSEVAVVCGVAHATLKSKTKVKWLSYKDDYKLVRDDIAEVVSGFEDYNTRLKNPSGFYLPNGARVRKFNTKTGKANFSVNKLPEWKLKDDELIMMTIRSHDQFNTTIYGLDDRYRGVFNERRIIFMNREDMKVRGLTEHQVVNLKSEFKGVKRHANNFKVVGYDIPKNCCATYFPETNVLVPLDSFAHTAKTPASKSVVITVEASV; translated from the coding sequence ATGAGCAGTTCAGCAAAAGATAAAGCAAAAACACCAGAGGGGTTTACCAATTTAAAAACGGAAGCTCCACCAAAAAACACGGTAGGTTTTGCCGCTTTAAAAGCAGCTGCAACACAGGTTAATAAATATATGAAAGCTTCTGATGCGTTGAAGCTATCATTAAAAATAAATCAGAAAGGTGGTTTTGATTGCCCAGGTTGTGCTTGGCCAGATCCAGATGATGAACGTTCTGCTATTGGTGAATATTGCGAAAATGGTATGAAAGCCATTGCAGAAGAAGCTCAAAATAAAACAATAAATCGAGACTTTTTTGCAAAATATTCTGTGGATGAATTGGCCGATTTTACCGATTTCGAAATTGGTAAATCTGGTCGTTTAGCAGAACCTATGTTTTTGCAGGAAGGGGCTAAACATTATCAACCCATTTCTTGGGAAACTGCTTTTGAGAAAGTGGGAAGCCATTTAAATGCGCTAGATAATCCTGACGAAGCTGCTTTTTATACATCAGGAAGAACGACGAATGAGGCGGCATTCTTATATCAATTATTTGTGCGAGAATTTGGGACTTCAAATTTACCCGATTGTTCGAATATGTGTCATGAAGCCAGTGGAAGTGCGCTTACTGAAACTTTAGGTATTGGTAAAGGTTCGGTGAAATTAGACGATTTATATAAAGCTGAAGTGGTTATGGTTATTGGTCAAAACCCAGCAACCAATCACCCAAGAATGCTTAGTGCTTTAGAGAAATGTAAAAATAATGGAGGTAAAATAATAGCGATTAATCCATTGCCAGAAGCGGGTTTAATTAAATTCACCGATCCTCAAAACCCTATAAAACTATTAACTGGAGGCACAAAATTAGCAGATGTATTTGTACCAATTACTATAAACGGCGATGTTGCTTTTATAAAGGCAATTCTTTTAAAATTATTAGAAAAAGAGGAGGAGCTAGGTAATGTTTTTGATAAACATTTTATTGAAGAATATACTAGCGATTACAACGCGTTTATAGCAGATTTAAAAACTTATAATTTTGATGAATGCCTAAAAGCTTCGGGTGTTTCTTTAGATATTTTTAATCAAACTTTCGATTTAATATTAAATAATGAAAAAATTATTGTGTGTTGGGCCATGGGTTTGACGCAGCATGAAAATGCGGTAGATAATATTCGAGAGCTTATAAATTTACTTTTATTAAAAGGAAGTATTGGTAAGGAAGGAGCAGGAACTTGTCCTGTTCGTGGGCACTCTAACGTGCAAGGTGATAGAACAGTTGGTATATGGGAATCGGCTCCTCAAGCTTTTTTAGATAAAATTGAAAGCAAATATGGTTTTAAGCCGAGTGCAAAACATGGTTTTTCAGTTATTGAAACCATTAAAGGCATGTATGAGAAAAAGGTGAAAGTATTTTTTGGTTTAGGTGGTAATTTTATTTCTGCTGTACCCGATACAGGTTATTCTGCCCAAGGTTTGGCTAATTGCAATTTAACCGTGCATGTAAGTACAAAATTGAATCGTTCGCATTTAGTTACAGGTAAAGAAGCTTTAATTTTACCATGTTTAGGTCGTACCGAAAAAGATTATCAAAAATCTGGCGAACAGGTGCAAAGCGTAGAGAATTCAATGGGTGTAGTATCATCTACTAAAGGTATTCTAGAACCATGTTCTGATGCTTTATTAAGTGAGGTTGCTGTAGTTTGTGGAGTAGCGCATGCTACTTTAAAAAGTAAAACTAAAGTGAAGTGGTTATCTTATAAGGACGATTATAAATTGGTTCGAGATGATATTGCTGAAGTGGTTTCTGGTTTCGAGGATTACAATACGCGTTTAAAAAATCCTTCAGGCTTTTATTTACCAAATGGGGCTCGCGTTAGAAAATTTAATACCAAAACAGGAAAAGCTAATTTTTCTGTCAATAAACTTCCTGAATGGAAATTAAAGGATGATGAATTGATAATGATGACAATACGTAGTCACGATCAATTTAATACCACAATTTACGGATTAGATGATCGCTACAGAGGTGTTTTTAACGAACGTCGTATTATTTTTATGAACCGTGAAGACATGAAGGTACGAGGCTTAACAGAACATCAGGTGGTTAATTTAAAGTCGGAATTTAAAGGTGTTAAACGCCATGCTAACAACTTTAAGGTTGTTGGTTATGATATTCCTAAAAACTGCTGTGCTACGTATTTTCCTGAAACAAATGTACTGGTGCCACTAGATAGTTTTGCGCATACCGCGAAGACTCCAGCGTCTAAAAGTGTGGTGATTACGGTAGAAGCATCTGTTTAA
- the nirB gene encoding nitrite reductase large subunit NirB, translating to MKNIIVVGNGMVGYKFCEKFAAQSGNESFKVTVFGEEPRPAYDRVHLSEFFENQDAKALEMAPAEWYAENGIELITGERVSDIHRSTKTITTVKDREFSYDYLVLATGSSAFVPPIKGVEKEGVFVYRTIEDLEGMLAYAEKIKKTNPNPRAAVLGGGLLGLEAGKAAMDMGLEPHIVEFASKLMPRQLDSRSSQVLQLKLESIGLNIHLSKATNQILGDKAITGMEFGEDDVLDCDMLIISAGIRPRDELGKTCGLEMGVRGGIVVDNKMQTSDDSIYAIGEIALYNQMIFGLVAPGYDMAGVAVDQILGKAESLMPAEIDMSTKLKLIGVDVASFGEPFMPASKGHSVIFENKTQHLYKRINVSLDGKSLLGGILVGDASDYNMLHQVYLNGMAIPEDAAQLILPATEGGAFGSALDLPDTAQICSCENVSKGQICGAIKDGSCEDLAGVISSTKASTSCGGCKPMVTDLVNETLKSLGKTVKNVICEHFEYSRQELYGIIKIKKLTSFDDVLDTCGTGHGCETCKPLVSSIFASLYNFTPNKEDVTQDTNDKFLANIQRNGTYSVVPRIAGGEITPEGLIVLGTIGSKYNLYTKITGGARIDFFGAELNDLPAIWKELIDAGFESGHAYGKSLRTVKSCVGSTWCRYGLDESISFAIELENRYKGLRSPHKLKGGVSGCIRECAEARGKDFGVIAVEGGWNLYVGGNGGATPRHAELLAEKIDNETVLKYLDRYLMYYIQTAAPLMRTAAWLDKLEGGIEQLKKIVIEDSLNIAPELEKEMQFLVDAYECEWKQAIENDKTKKRFNHFVNSDDRDDNLVFVPLRDQKMPEHWKN from the coding sequence ATGAAAAATATCATAGTTGTTGGAAATGGAATGGTTGGTTATAAATTTTGTGAAAAATTTGCAGCACAATCTGGAAATGAGTCATTTAAAGTAACGGTTTTTGGTGAAGAACCTCGCCCAGCGTACGATCGTGTACACTTAAGTGAGTTTTTTGAAAACCAAGATGCGAAAGCTTTAGAAATGGCGCCTGCCGAATGGTATGCTGAAAATGGTATAGAATTAATAACAGGTGAACGTGTTAGTGATATTCATCGATCTACAAAAACCATTACAACAGTAAAAGATCGTGAGTTTTCATACGACTACTTAGTTTTAGCCACGGGATCATCGGCTTTTGTTCCACCAATAAAAGGTGTTGAGAAAGAAGGTGTTTTTGTATATAGAACTATTGAGGATTTAGAAGGTATGCTTGCTTATGCTGAAAAAATTAAAAAAACAAATCCTAATCCTAGAGCTGCCGTACTTGGTGGAGGGTTATTAGGTTTAGAGGCTGGTAAAGCTGCTATGGATATGGGGTTAGAACCACATATTGTAGAGTTTGCTTCCAAATTAATGCCAAGACAATTAGATTCACGTAGTAGCCAAGTGCTTCAATTAAAATTGGAGTCTATTGGTTTAAATATTCACCTAAGTAAAGCAACCAATCAAATTTTAGGAGATAAAGCGATTACAGGAATGGAGTTTGGAGAAGACGACGTTTTAGATTGCGATATGCTTATTATTTCAGCAGGAATTAGACCAAGAGATGAGCTTGGAAAAACTTGTGGTTTAGAAATGGGCGTACGTGGAGGTATTGTGGTTGATAACAAGATGCAAACATCGGACGATAGTATTTATGCTATAGGTGAAATTGCGCTTTACAATCAAATGATTTTTGGATTAGTTGCTCCAGGTTATGATATGGCTGGTGTTGCGGTTGACCAAATTTTAGGTAAAGCTGAAAGTTTAATGCCTGCCGAAATTGATATGTCTACCAAATTAAAATTAATTGGTGTAGATGTAGCGAGTTTTGGAGAACCTTTTATGCCTGCATCAAAAGGGCATTCAGTTATTTTTGAAAATAAAACACAACATTTATATAAAAGAATTAATGTCAGTCTCGACGGTAAAAGTCTATTAGGAGGAATTTTGGTTGGTGATGCATCGGATTATAATATGCTACATCAAGTATACTTAAATGGCATGGCGATTCCTGAAGATGCCGCACAATTAATATTGCCAGCAACAGAAGGCGGTGCTTTTGGTAGCGCTTTAGATTTACCAGATACGGCACAAATTTGTTCTTGTGAAAATGTAAGTAAAGGTCAAATTTGTGGCGCCATTAAAGATGGTTCTTGCGAAGATTTAGCAGGTGTCATTTCATCTACTAAAGCCAGTACAAGTTGTGGAGGTTGTAAACCTATGGTTACCGATTTGGTAAATGAAACTTTAAAATCTCTTGGTAAAACGGTTAAAAATGTAATTTGTGAGCATTTTGAATATAGTCGTCAAGAATTATATGGCATTATAAAAATTAAAAAATTAACGTCTTTTGACGATGTTCTTGATACTTGTGGAACAGGGCATGGTTGCGAAACATGTAAACCATTAGTGTCTTCTATTTTTGCAAGTTTATATAATTTCACTCCGAATAAAGAAGATGTTACACAAGATACAAATGATAAATTCTTAGCCAACATACAACGTAACGGAACGTATTCTGTTGTTCCAAGAATTGCTGGTGGAGAAATTACACCTGAAGGTTTAATTGTTTTAGGTACAATTGGTTCTAAATATAATTTATATACTAAAATTACCGGAGGTGCTCGTATCGATTTCTTTGGTGCAGAGTTAAACGATTTACCTGCTATTTGGAAAGAGTTGATTGATGCTGGTTTTGAAAGTGGACATGCCTATGGAAAATCTTTAAGAACAGTAAAAAGTTGTGTAGGTTCTACTTGGTGTCGTTATGGTTTAGATGAAAGTATTTCTTTTGCTATAGAATTAGAAAACAGATATAAAGGTTTACGCTCCCCACATAAATTAAAAGGTGGTGTTTCAGGATGTATTCGTGAATGTGCCGAAGCTCGTGGAAAAGATTTTGGTGTCATTGCTGTAGAAGGCGGATGGAATTTATATGTTGGTGGAAATGGTGGTGCAACCCCAAGACATGCAGAGTTATTAGCTGAGAAAATCGATAACGAAACGGTTTTAAAATATTTAGATCGTTACTTAATGTACTACATACAAACTGCAGCACCGTTAATGAGAACTGCTGCTTGGCTGGATAAATTAGAAGGTGGTATTGAGCAATTGAAAAAAATTGTTATTGAAGACAGTTTAAATATTGCTCCAGAATTAGAAAAGGAGATGCAGTTTTTAGTTGATGCTTACGAGTGTGAGTGGAAACAAGCGATAGAGAATGATAAAACTAAAAAACGTTTTAATCATTTTGTAAACTCAGATGATAGAGATGATAATTTAGTATTTGTTCCTTTACGTGATCAAAAAATGCCAGAACATTGGAAAAACTAA